In one Epinephelus moara isolate mb chromosome 6, YSFRI_EMoa_1.0, whole genome shotgun sequence genomic region, the following are encoded:
- the gpatch3 gene encoding G patch domain-containing protein 3: MADSKAPSPVYLAVSNIPVAFRSADLRNYFSQFIESGGFQCFHFRHRPEVLRESEGPENTVCGESEEGSSRCQETDQVTENSSVKKQTVKSCCCIVSVNAKDADRCIRMYSGNHWIDSKGSWLSRRCVIKRIKVSHDKDDGSFPYKSKHEQRYRVSLTERFTEADLKSLPELNPPALMQNGNVGTPVKVFLQLIQSCRLPPRLIRKLGLTFPKTSSNRRYGNVPFQYQDTLTLPATEETVLTAAGHEITGPGTLAAPPSGQRQRADRTETTETDEPQEEEEEDTKSNADDDDDCCEEWERHEALHDDVTSQERSKERLFEEEIELKWEKGGSGLVFYTDAQYWQEEEGDFDEQTADDWDVDMSVYYDKDGGDMDARDYVRMRYEKRLRDGLEDRSGHSQSIGSFERFTKGFGRRLMERQGWKDGEGLGHSQIGIPDALENDGQHPNCKRGFGYHGEKLLLHPVKKAKTDFHITTVYDKPKDIDGGDTLLRRQPNTSMKYRGWQPGGSIGPRR, encoded by the exons atggcggactccaaaGCCCCATCTCCTGTGTATTTGGCAGTTAGCAACATTCCCGTCGCTTTTCGCTCCGCGGACCTGAGAAATTATTTCAGTCAGTTCATAGAAAGCGGcggttttcagtgttttcacttccGACACCGACCTGAGGTCCTCAGGGAGTCCGAGGGGCCCGAAAACACCGTGTGTGGTGAAAGTGAAGAGGGCAGCTCAAGATGTCAAGAGACCGACCAAGTGACAGAAAACAGCTCCGTGAAGAAGCAGACGGTGAAGTCGTGCTGTTGTATCGTCTCAGTTAATGCTAAAGACGCTGACAGATGTATCAGGATGTATTCGGGGAATCACTGGATTGACTCAAAGGGCAGTTGGCTGTCCAGACGCTGtgttattaaaagaataaaGGTTTCACATGACAAAG ATGATGGATCATTCCCCTATAAATCGAAGCATGAGCAGCGGTACCGGGTGTCCCTAACGGAGCGCTTCACAGAGGCTGACCTCAAAAGTTTACCCGAACTGAATCCACCCGCTCTGATGCAGAATGGGAATGTGGGCACGCCGGTGAAAGTGTTCCTACAGCTCATCCAGTCCTGCCGATTGCCTCCGCGCCTCATCCGGAAGTTGGGCCTCACTTTTCCCAAGACCAGTTCAAACCGTCGCTACGGCAACGTACCTTTCCAGTATCAGGACACTTTGACACTTCCAGCCACAGAGGAGACTGTGTTAACAGCTGCTGGACATGAAATAACAGGACCAGGCACTTTGGCTGCTCCACCCTCAGGACAGAGGCAGCGAGCTGATCGCACAGAAACAACAGAGACTGATGAGCcacaggaagaagaggaggaggatacAAAGTCAAATGCAGATGAT GATGATGACTGCTGTGAGGAGTGGGAGCGCCATGAGGCTTTGCATGATGATGTAACGAGCCAGGAGCGAAGCAAAGAGAGGCTATTCGAAGAGGAGATCGAGTTGAAGTGGGAGAAGGGCGGCTCGGGCCTGGTGTTCTACACTGACGCCCAGTACTGgcaggaggaagaaggag attttgatGAACAAACGGCAGACGACTGGGATGTTGACATGAGTGTTTACTATGATAAAG ATGGAGGTGACATGGATGCCCGTGACTATGTCCGAATGCGGTATGAAAAAAGGCTGAGGGACGGTCTTGAAGATAGGTCTGGACACAGTCAGTCTATTGGCAGCTTTGAGAGGTTCACTAAG gGCTTTGGCCGTCGTTTGATGGAGAGGCAGGGCTGGAAGGATGGTGAAGGGTTGGGACACAGTCAGATTGGGATTCCTGACGCTCTTGAGAATGACGGCCAACATCCCAATTGCAAGAGAGGCTTTGG gTATCATGGAGAGAAACTGCTCTTGCATCCTGTAAAAAAGGCCAAAACAGATTTTCATATAACCACAGTGTATGACAAACCCAAAGACATAGATGGAGGCGACACTTTGCTGAGACGGCAACCAAACACGAGTATGAAGTACAGAGGCTGGCAGCCAGGTGGCAGCATTGGACCAAGGAGATGA